One Nicotiana tomentosiformis chromosome 1, ASM39032v3, whole genome shotgun sequence genomic window, TGAGAAGAGCAACAAGGATGATCAAGACAATGAGCCACTACTGGTTCCAGGAGAGATCACTGACATGGCAAATGGAAAGACAGATATGATGAGTCAAATGAAGGAGACAAATGAAGACAATGCAACCTCTTCCTCTCAAACTCAAGAGGAACCAGGTACACACATCACAACCACTTAAGCTGAAGAAAGAGTAGCTGATGCAGTTCAAAGTACCCCACAGGAAGCAGAAAGAGGAATTCAAGGGAATCATTCAGGATACCTAGTTCCTTCACTAATGAGATTCAGGTTCCAAATTGAAAACACAAAAGCTCTCATCCTCTCGATAATATAGTAACCCCCCTTGATTCTGGAGTCCAAACTATATCAAAAGCCAGAAATTCACTTGCCTTCTCAGCCTTCTGCTCCCAAATAGAACCCAAAAATATTAAGGAAGTCTTGAAGGATGCAAACGAGATCACAGCTATGCAGGAGGAGCTGCATCAATTTGAAAGGAACAAAGTATGGCACCTGGTACCTAGACCCTCAGATAGAATCATCATAGGAACCAGGTGGGTATTCAGGAACAAGCTTGATAAGCATGGAAAcactacaaggaacaaggcaaggctGATTGTCCAAGGTTACAATCAGGAGGAAGGGATTGATTATGATAAGACTTTCGCTCCAGTTGCTCGTATGGAAGCCATCAGAATTCTTATTGCCTTTGCATCACATATGGAATTCAccttgttccaaatggatgtcaaaagtgtaTTTCTGAATGGTTTTCTAAAGGAAGAAGCCTATGTAAAGAAACCTCCAGGTTTTGAATGTCATAAACATCCTGAATATGTGTTCAAATTGGACAAGGCACTGTACGGTTTGAAACAGGTTCCtcgagcttggtatgaaaggttgtcaagGTTTCTCTTAAAAAATagctttacaagaggaaaaattgacaacactctgTTTCTGAAGAAATGAGGAAGGAACCTGCTCAatgttcagatatatgttgatattaTCTTTGGGGCGACAGCTGACTCACTTTGTGAGGAATTTGCAAAACTTATGGGAAGTAAGTTTGagatgagcatgatgggggaGCTGAACTTTTTCTTGGGTCTTCAAGTAAAGCAGTCCACGAAGGGAACTTGTATTAGTCAGCAGAAATATATCAAGGAACTTTTGAAGAGGTTTGATATGAAAGCATAAAAGGTGATTGACACCCCCATTGCCACTGGCGCCAAGCTAGACATGGATGAATCTGGATCTCCTGTAAATCAAATAATGTATCGAGGCATTATTGGATCACTCCTCTACCTCACTGCCAGCAGGCCAGATATTGTATTCAGTGTGGGTTTATGTGCAAGGTTTCAATCAAATACCAAGGAATCTCATCTAAAAGCTGCTAAAAGGATTCTGAGATATCTTAAGGGAACACAGGACCTGGTTCTGTATTACCCTTCAGGTGACAACTTTACTCTTGTTGGTTATGCTAATGCTGACTATGCAGGTTACCTTGTGGACGGGAAGAGCACATCTGGAATAGATCATTTCCTAGGATCTTGTCTGATTTCATGGGGTACAAGGAAGCAAAATTCAGTAGCTCTCTCAACAGTTTAAGCAGAATATGTTGCTGCAGCGTCCTGCTGTGCTCAGCTCTTGTTGATCAAACAACAATTAGAGGATTTTGGGGTATACGCTGACTGTGTACCTCTGTTATATGACAACACCAGGGCACTCAACACAATAAACAACTCGGTCCAACACaagagaaccaagcacattgatgtgAGACATCATTTTCTCAGAGACAACGCAGAGAAGGGGCTTATTTGCATGAAGTTCTATAGTACAGAAGACCAAattgcagatatcttcaccaaagctCTAAGCAGGGAACATTTTGAGAGAAATAGGATGGCACTGGGGTTAATCAAGCCAAATTGAGAACCTGATTCCCTTCCTTATGGCTATGAAAATTACGTTCATGTAAATCTAGCTAAAGTGTTTTCTGGCCAAGCTTAACTCACTTCTATATCGTTACAGGTAAACACGCATGATGATTAtagaagctaaaggaacaatGTATGAGCAGCAAAAGAGAGTTGAAAATCTTTTTAAAAAGACCGTTCAAGAACCTAATTCTTGTACCACAGGTTAGTAGTCTTGTGTTTTTCTCATTCGTATCTCAAAAGAAACAAAATTAACTGCCACGTCATCCACCTTTTCAGACCTTGTATATCACGTCTTTTTTTTCAAATCTTTTCACTTCCCTCTACAACAGTGCATCTTCCCACAAACCTACCGTCGTTTCAGAACCCGTTTCTCTCTTCCCTCATAATTATCCTTTCCTTCCTTAAAACCCCTTCATTCCTAACCTTGAGCGATcatccctctctctctctctctccatccTTCCAGAATCTTCAACCTAACTATCTACCATGGCTGAAGAGCAAGATACCCTACCCACCTTAGAAGGTAACATCTTTGACTCATCTGCCACATTCGAAACACCACAAAAAATCCCCTCTTCAACCATTACTGACACCGATATATCCAAACCTGATTCCCTTTCACCTCTTATCTCTCTCACCACACCATCTGACCCTATTCTTTCATTAACTGTTGAGGACTCAGAAGCCTCAAAAGTCGACACTGTTTCTTCTCTGTTGCCTGATATTCTCAAAAACCAGAACAAGGATGAAAAAGTGGGTGAAACTCAACAAGAAAAAGGGGGTTTTGAGGAAGATATTGATCAGTACATAAGTTCTCCAGTCTTGGACACTGTTGCTCCCATGGAGTCTCAGGAAAAAGAGGCCGCTGAAAACATATTGGCTATTGCTGCTGAGGGACTGGTGGATGAAGGACCTTCTACCATGTCTGAGTCTCAGGGGGAAGGGACTCCGCTCTTAGGAGAAAAAGGAACAATGGTGCTCTTTGAACCACCTGCACCTGAAGAAGCTATTGGGAACCCTGCTGATGAACCTAATCCCATCCCTGAGGAAACAGGTCAGGAATTATCTTCCCAGGTCAGCTTTGACCCTGCTCCTTCTCCTCACTTTGACGCTGAGCTGTTGGAGTCTATCCCTCATGTTGTGAGACCTAGTGATAAGAATGCTTAGGATGATGTGGTTCTCAGTGCTCGCTTCAAGATTAGAAAGCCCGTGGTCACTCATGAGCCCCCTTCTAAGCGACCTACCATAAGGTTGCAACAGAAGGAGGCTTTTAAGTCTGCCCTAAAGAAAAGCAGAAGGAGtagcaagaagaagaagaagaggctgATGAAAGAAGGGAAAATTGTGTGTGACAAAAATATTCCAGTAGTAGAGGTGGATGAGGATGCTCAAGAGGAACCAAGTTCCCTGGTTAAGAGATctcagaaaaaaaaaataatctgTTGAGAGTGCTTCAAAGAAAGTTGTTGAAAAACCAAGTAAAAAGTCTGTGAAAGGAAGTGTCAAGTCTAAGCAAGTTGGGGAGGAAGAATCTGTGTCTAATGATGATATTCTGGTAAAATCAAGTGATAAGGGCAAGTCCATTGGCAGGTCTGGCAAAAGGAAGTTGGAAGCTGTTGGGGAATCAAGTTCTGTAAAAAAGGTGAAAAGTGTAAGTGTACTAGGGCAAGAAAGGTTGAGACATCAAAAGGTACTGTGGGGTCGCACTTTTGACCCAGAGATTTCTAAAATAGAGGGTATGAAACAAATTCTTGAGATGGTGAAATTTCAGCAGTGGGGGCATCTGTTCAAAGAGGATGTGGCCAAAGTATATGAGGATGAGGTCAAAAGCTTCTATGCCGACCTCTTCACTATTGAAGATGACCACATCTATGTTTTAGTGAATGGAGTGGATATGGTATTGGACGCTACTGTATTGGGGGACATTCTCAAGGTTCCATCTGAAGGGTTGTCATCTGTGAGAGGTGCATGTGGCTCTAATTTTAGGCGCGTCATTGTGAAAGAAAAAGCTATTCAGCATGGGGAACGGGTACACGAGAAGGCTCTGCTTCCTGTGTACCAACTGTTGTTCGAGTTGGTTAACAAGGTTCTGCTCCCTCGTGCTGAAAGAAGGTCCATTACTTCCAGGTCTGATTTATACTTAATGGAAGCACTAGATGAGTTCTGTTCTATCAACTTGCCTGCCATTATGATTGAACATATACAAAAAGTGGCAGCTTTCAAATATGGGAACCATGGACTTCCGTATGGCTTTCTTCTCACGCGTGTCTTCAAGTTCTTTGATGTACCCTTAGGAAATCCCAAGATGGGGACCAGGAAACAAACCTTCTTAAAAACTACACTGGATGAATGTGAATGTATTGAAAAGGTTGGAGGAATGGGAAGCACTTCGACGATCTCACAGCTAATCAACGCCCAGAATAGTGCCACAAAGGAGATCAGGAAGCTGAAGGCAAGGAACGTCATTATTTAGACTCAGCTTAGTCAGGCTATAGCAGCACCAGGACCCTCCAGTTCATCAAGTGAAGAAGTTGCTCGTCTGTCTAAAAAAAAGTTGAGCTCAGGCAACAGGTGGAGAACCTGAGAGAGAAACTGCTCGCAGAGCAAATGTCCGCAAATGCTCGGATTGCCTTATTCTCAACACTCTTGTTGCCTCCTACAAGCCTTCCTTCTCTAGTTCCCCCTAAGAACTGATCCCTTGGAGCTTCCTGACAGCAGTACGAAGTCAACTCTACAACTGGAAAGTGACTGCCTACACTGTACATGCTACAGTGCAGAAACAGTGCAGCAGTCACTTCCTATTGGGAAGGGCTTTTTACCAACCAAGTGTTTACATCATCCAAGTGATGTCATTCAAAGGATATTAACAAGAAGCATTATAACAAAACATCACTTGAACACTTATTGAATTGATTCAAGCACTCCAGATCTGATAATCAAGTATTGAAGTCataagtgcatcaagaacaaagtacAACACTACTACGGACCAGTTCCTACAACAAGTCTTTTATATGTtcttagttgagttgtaactttgtatttgttctttattgtaattcctactttgcttatttagaagctttaatTAGGAACCTTGGAAAACCATAAACCCTTAGTGTTTGTGTCatgactagagttagtcatgaGTTGAAGTCTTTGTAATAGGTGTAATGCAAATTattgagggattaagagtttaattcctaggttgtaatctaaagattgctcagtagtgaagttaaaatcctaccagtgtaggtcgtggttttaTTTTTATCCCCTTGAGCAGGgatttttccacgtaaaaatctctcGTGTCATTTACTTACCGGTTCATTAGCTATTTCTGTGGGAACTGGTATAGGACCaggtctctatacagtttggtggactcaTACATTCTATCAAGACCCAACCTCTACCCGACCAAGAATGATAGGAGAAATGACCAGGGTCCGAGCAATCGAAGTTTGGTGAATAGAAACGGTTTTGACAGATCAACCAGGGGCATAGATACCCCGAgactatcagaatataacttcaatgtggATACAACGAGTATAGTGTCAGCCATCGGTCGCATCAAGGAGACCAAATGGCTAAGGCCGCTCCAGTCCGATCCCGCACAGAGGGATCGCAACTTGATATGTAAATATCACGGTACTCATGGTCACAGAACtgaggattgcagacaattaaaGGAAGAAGTGGCTCATCTATTCAACAATAGGCATATTCGGGAATTTCTAAGTGAgtgggccaaaaaccatttcaaaaacagggatgcCAACAAACAAATCGAGCAGGAAGAACCTCAACATAtgattaacatgatcattggaggaGTGGATATTCCACACAGGCTAATGATAAAATACACCAAAGTTTCTATCGCAagagaaaaacgaactcgagactacgtTCCGGAGGGATCCATCTCATTCAGCGACGAGGACGCCGAGGGCGTTATTCAACCTTACAACGATGTACTGGTACTTATTAATAAATCCCGAGTTGAGCGTGTGTTAATTAATCcaagtagctcggccaacatcatccaatGGAGAGTCGTGGAACAACTGGGCTGTTCGATTAAATCATACCAGCAGTTCGAGTATTGAACGGGTTCCATATGGCGTGCGAGACAATGAAGGGTGAAATCACTCTACCGGTCAACACAGTCGGAACCGCCCAGGAGACAAATTTCTATGTAATTGAGagggatatgagatacaacgccttGTTTGGGAGACCATGGGTACACAACATGAGGGCATCGCCTTCGACCTTGCATCAAGCGTTGAAGTTTCCAACCCCAAGTGGAATCAAAACGGTCTATGTGGAACAACCGGACGCAAATGAGATGTTCGTTGTCGAGGAAGTGAGCCTAGTGCCCGCAATCATGACATCAAAAAGTGAGGGACTAGTCGAAGAGAAAGGCACTGAATAGCAATCACTGGGCCCGACCCCGACCGAGCCGAAAAAATAGAAGGAATGCCCAACGGACGAGGAAGATGACTTCGGGGTCCCGAGATCCTTTATAGCACCTGATGATATTGATGCCTCCAAGTCCACAATCGAGGAACTGGAACAATTCATATTGATCGAGCTCCTGACGgatagaaaggtatacctgggcacggaaTTAACCCCTGAGCtgaggaaaaaactcattgatttCCTTAAAGCTAATGCCGATTGTTTTTCCTGGTCCCACTTAGATATGACAAGAATCCCGCCAGAGATAACAACTCACAAATTGAGCTTGGATTCAAAATTCCACCAGGTCAAACGAAAAAGGAGGCCACAGTCCGAAAtcaagcacacattcatcaaagacgaggtatctaagctcttaaaaataggttccattcgggaggttaaaagACTTAGATTGGCTAGCTACGTAGTCGTCGTACCTAGAAAAGGAAATaagcttagaatgtgtgtagattataaggacttgaataaggcatggcCGAAGGATTtgtttcctttgcctaacatcggcCGAATGATGGATGCAACGGCTGGGAACGAGATGCtgagctttctcgatgcctattccgggtacaaccaaatacggatggactcGGGCGACCAAGAGAAGACTTCTTTCATAACTAAGTTCGGCACTTATTGTTATAACATGATTCCATTTGGGTTAAAAAATGCAGGTGCCACATATCAACGCCTAGTTAAACGAATGTTCGAGGAACAGATAGGGAAATCAACAGAgatttatattgacgatatgttatttaagtccctgcgagcagaggaccatttgaaacatttgcaggaaaccttcgacatactatgggaatacaacatgaagttgaacccggagaaGTGTGTCTTCGGAGTCGGCTCAGGCAAGTTCCTCGATTTTATGGTATCTAACCAAGGAATAGAGATCAAACCGGATAAAATAAAGGCCATAGAAGATATCACCGAGGTTGACAACATCAAGGCGGTACAGAGGCTAACCAGGATAATAGCCGTATTGGGCCGATTTATTTCTAGGTCATCGGATAAGAGCCACCAATTTTTCTCACTACTAAAGAAAAATAACGGTTTCTATTGGATCCCGTAATTCCAAAAGGCTTTTGAAGAACTCAAACGATACTTATCAAGTACTCTTTTGCTGCGCACCCCGAAGGAGAACGAGCGGTTGTACCTTTACTTGGCAGTctccgaggtagcggtaagtggtgtcctagtcaGGGAAGAAGAATATACGCAgcttcctatttattatgttagtagaaacCTAGGTGCTGCCGAAACGAGGTACCCAAACCTAGAGAAATTAGCATTTGCCTTGTTAAGCgcatctaggaaactaaaaccatattttcaatgtcaccttatatgtgtcatgacctCGTATCCGCtaaggaatgttatgcataaacccgagctttcaGGTCGGTTAGCAAAATGGGCCATAGAGGTTAGCGTGTATGATATTGAGTATAAACTTCCAACAACTATAAAGTCtcagattttggcagacttcgtggccgatttcacaccggCCTTGATCCCCGAGGTCGAGAAAGAATTATTATTTGCCTCGGGGACTAgctcgggggtatggaccctaaTCATGGACGTTGCATCCAACGCGAAAGGGTCCGGGTTGGGAATCGTACTAAAAGCACCCACGGGTAATGTAATAAggaaatctattagaactgtaaaattgactcaCAATGAAGCCGAttatgaggctatgattgcaggtctagaactgGCTAAGAGCCTGGGGgctgaggtgatcgaagccaagtatGATTCCCTCCTCGTTGTTAACCAAGTTAACGGAACATTTGAAGTAAAAGAAGACCGGATGCggagatacttggataaattacaagtgTCGTTACATCAGTTCAAGGAATGGACACTACAACATGTGTCCCGAGATCAGAATAACGAGGTCGATGTACTGTGTACAGGTAAAATCGGGGATAAAGTTACCCCCAATTTTCCGATGAAGAAACGAGGGACAGCGTGATTCGACGTTGGCTCGGGTAAGGCCGAGGGTGCCCACAAATCGGAGCCCGGGGGACGAATGATACGTTGAAAATCGGGCATTGCCAAACATGGGAAGAATCAAGCTCGAGAGAAACAAAGAATCAAGGTTAAAGGGAAGACGGTTAAAGAGGACGAACGAGGAGTCGAAATATCCGCCATCAATCGGATATTACGGCGCGAATCACGCCCGATATTAACTGCGGATCGTGTTTTACTgggaaaaaaaggaagaaaaggatttttaccttatttagagtTGTACTAGGGTttaaactcccctactatataaatgggagaACCTTTTCAATTTTTTACCACTGTTAGCACGCATATCAAAGCAGTAaagtttacttttattttttagcaATTATTCAAGTGTTCTTCAGCTATTATCTCATTCAACTTAAACCGAGGCCCCTCCCGAGGGCTCGATTGGAACCAGTTTCTACATTCGAACCTAACGCCAGGCTTAGTTATTTAATCACATTTGGTTTGATCGTTTTGCTTTCTTTTAATTCGATTATTTGCTATTTTTTGAtcattcgtgttaaattaaatcatgtattctttaaaccgcgtacaaatttaattgttactcggaAAACAATGTCACGTGCCAAGCACCCTGTACTCAAGCCTCTTTTATGTTACTATTTTAGCAAATACAGGTATAGGGGTGGAGAACGTGCAAGGTAGGACGTCAACTTCCTCTCAGTCATCTGATGAGCTTTACCTCTTGTTCGATAAAAGTCAATTATATTTGTCCTGCTTTGTTCATCTTATTCAAAGAGGCTCCCATAAACATAGTGGGTCATTTTATTTTGGCACGGCATTTACATGATGTAATCGCAGGAAATGGAATATGTATAAACTGTGTTATCTTATAAAGAGGCCAAGGACATTTAAATTCTACTAATCTTGCAATCAAAGCTTGTCAGATTCTGTTGGGAGAATTACAAATCCAATAATTCCTGCGTGAGTCATCTGCTAGCTAGGGTATAAATGTATctttttcaccattttcagattatcaatgaatcaattagcctaATCACTAGAATAGCGTAGGTTTCTCTTAGCTTAATTTCGtgttgtttttccttttttggtTTCCAATGTGAAATGAGGTCTGCAACATTTTGACATAAAAAACTAGACGTACCGACTTTGGAAATTTGCCATACGTAGAGGAAGATAAAGATATCTGGGAGCAGCGACATTAGCACACTAACAGACAGTCTCTGTAGGTCCCGCACAAGTCGGTACTCCTGTAATTATCAATCTGATATTTGTACAAGCATAAAGGCGGTACAGAGGCTGACGGGGATAATAGCCGCATTGGGCCGATTTATTTTTAGGTCATCAGATAAGAGCCACCAATTTTTCTCGCTACTAAAGAAAAAGAACGGCTTCTACTAGACCCCGTAATTCCAAAAGGCTTTTGAAGAACTCAAACGATACTTATCAAGTCCTCCTTTGCTGCACACCCCGAAGGCGAACGAGCGACTGTACCTTTACTTGGCAGTctccgaggtagcggtaagtggtgtcctggtccggaaagaagaaggtacgcaacttcctatctattatgttagtagaaacCTAGGTGCTGCCGAAACGAGGCACCCAAACCTAGAGAAATTGGCATTTGCCTTGTTAAGCGcatctaggaaactaaaatcatactttcaatgtcaccttaTATGTGTCGTGACCTTGTATCCGCTAAGAAAtgttatgcataaacccgagctttcaGGTTAGCTAGCAAAATAGGCCATAGAGGTTAGCGTGTACGATATTGAGTACAAACCTCCAACAACTATAAAGTCtcagattttggcagacttcgtgacCGATTTCACACCGGCCTTGATCCCCGAGGTCGAGAAAGAATTATTATTTGCCTCGGGGACTAGCTCGGGAGTATGGACCCTATTCATGGACGGTGCGTCCAACGCGAAAGGGTCCGGGTTGGGAATTGTACTAAAAGCACCCACGGGTAATGTAATAAggaaatctattagaactgtaaaattgactcacaatgaagccgaatatgaggctatgattgcaggtctaaAACTGGCTAAGAGCCTGGGGgctgaggtgatcgaagccaagtgcgattCCCTCCTCGTTGTTAACCAAGTTAATGGAACATTTGAAGTAAAAGAAGACCGGATGCGGAGaaacttggataaattacaagtgacGTTACATCAGTTCAAGGAATGGACACTACAACATGTGTCCCGAGATCAGAATTAAGAGGTCGATGcactgtgtacgggtaaaatcggggataaaGCTACCCCTAATTTTCCGATGAAGAAAAGAGGAACAGCGTGATTCGACGTTGGCTCGGGTAAGGCCGAGGGTGCGCACAGATCGGATCCCGGGGGACGAATGATATGTCGGAAATCTGGCATTGCCAAACATGGGAAGAATCAAGCTCGAGCGAAACAAAGAATCGAGGTTAAAGGGAAGACGGTTAAAGAGGACAAACGAGGAGTCGAAATATCCGCCATCAACCGATATTACGGCGCAGATCATGCCTGATTTTAACTGTGGATCATGTTTTACTgggaaaaaaggaagaaaatgatttttaccttatttagacttgtactgaGGTttaaactcccctactatataaatgggagaACCTTTTTATTTTTTCACCATTGTTGGCGCGCATATCAAAACAATAAAGTTTACTTTTGTCTTTTAGCAATTGTTCAAGTGTTCTTCAACTATTATCTCATTCAACTGAAACCGAGCGCCCTCCCGAGAGCTCGATTGGAACCAGTTTCTAGCATTCGAACCTAACGCCACGCttagttattttatcacatttggtTTGATCGTTTTGCTTTCTTTCAATTCGATTATTTGTTGTTTCTTTGAtcattcgtgttaaattaaatTATGTATCATTTAAACCCCGTATAAATTTAGttgttactcattttaagggtaaacaatgcCACGTACCAAGCACACTGTACTCAAGCTTCTTTTATGTTACTATTTTAGCAAATACAGGTATAGGGGTGGCGAACGTGCAAGGTAGGACGTCAACTTCCTCTCAGTCATCTGATGAGCTTTACCTCTTGTTCGATAAAAGTCAATTATATTTGTCCTGCTTTGTTCATCTTAGGCTCCCATAAACATAGTGGGTCATTTTAATTTGGCACGGCATTTACATGATGTAATCGCAGGAAATGGAATATGTATAAACTGTGTTATCTTATAAAGAGGCCAAGGACATTTAAATTCTACTAATCTTGCAATCAAAGCTTGTCAGATTCTGTTGGGAGAATTATAAATCCAATAATTCCTGCGTGAGTCATCAGCTAGCTAGAGTATAAATGTATCTTTTTCACGATATTCAGATTATCAATGAATCAGTTAGCCTAATCACTAGAATAGCGTAGGTTTCTCTTAGCTTAATTTCGTGTTGCTTTTCCTTTTTTGGTTTCCAATGTGAAATGAGGTCTGCAACATTTTGACATAAAAAACTAGACGTACCGACTTTGGAAATTTGCTATACGCAGACGAAGATAAAGATATCTGGGAGCAGAGACATTAGCACACTAACAGACAGTCTCTGTAACAGACAGTCTCTGTAGGTCCCGCACAAGTCGGTATTCCTGTAATTATCAATCTGATATTTGTACAAGCATAAAGAACACTGCCCAacatacatatatgtatatatttatgtatatcaAAATGAAGTGGACTTTAGTAGCATCGACCATCTGTTGGTAGCTTCAAGGTATTACATCTAATACAACGGGTCTGAACCTGGAATTTCTGGTGGAAACCGAATATTTCCAGGACAATGGCACCTAAATCTTAGTACTTGGCTTCAAGTTTAATTTGCTGGGCTCTGGCAGCTTGCAGTTCCTAACTTCAATCATGCATAGCAGTTACAgcagagaagaaaaaaaaatacttcattGATGTATAGAGACTGATCGTACTGATCTCTCAGAACCATGTATCTCGATCACGGGATGCATGCCAAGAAAATTACTCCATTTAGATTTTCTTCCACTGTTAAACCCGTCAGAACAAAACCTGCTAAATCTCACGCCAAAGCTTGAATCATAACCCCTCTCAGTTTCACGGAGCaaaaagaactatgtttgaactTCAGCCAAACCAATCACTCAACTCTTCTGAAGTCCCTATTCTCTGCACATAAAAAGATGTCACATAAGCAAAGCTAGTACCAACGATGCCATGCTTTCTTACAATGGCTAAATGTATGGAAAGAGATCCAGGCATGAAAACAATATCCATATCAGGTTCTTCACAGCATGAAGACAACTTCTGAAAGGCCAAAATCACCAAAGAGAATTTAAATTTCTATTTACTATATACTAGTCTAACCTGACAGCATCCAGCAAGTGCTACCCTTTATGCAACTGATATACTTGAAACGATATAACATTTATAGCTTAGATCTAAACAGGTATATTAGCTTATTTACATTCAAATGGACAAAAAAAGAATAA contains:
- the LOC138909874 gene encoding uncharacterized protein, encoding MAEEQDTLPTLEGNIFDSSATFETPQKIPSSTITDTDISKPDSLSPLISLTTPSDPILSLTVEDSEASKVDTVSSLLPDILKNQNKDEKVGETQQEKGGFEEDIDQYISSPVLDTVAPMESQEKEAAENILAIAAEGLVDEGPSTMSESQGEGTPLLGEKGTMVLFEPPAPEEAIGNPADEPNPIPEETGQELSSQDDVVLSARFKIRKPVVTHEPPSKRPTIRLQQKEAFKSALKKSRRSSKKKKKRLMKEGKIVCDKNIPVVEVDEDAQEEPSSLKVVEKPSKKSVKGSVKSKQVGEEESVSNDDILVKSSDKGKSIGRSGKRKLEAVGESSSVKKVKSVSVLGQERLRHQKVLWGRTFDPEISKIEGMKQILEMVKFQQWGHLFKEDVAKVYEDEVKSFYADLFTIEDDHIYVLVNGVDMVLDATVLGDILKVPSEGLSSVRGACGSNFRRVIVKEKAIQHGERVHEKALLPVYQLLFELVNKVLLPRAERRSITSRSDLYLMEALDEFCSINLPAIMIEHIQKVAAFKYGNHGLPYGFLLTRVFKFFDVPLGNPKMGTRKQTFLKTTLDECECIEKVGGMGSTSTISQLINAQNSATKEIRKLKARNVII